In one Moritella sp. 5 genomic region, the following are encoded:
- a CDS encoding AraC family transcriptional regulator, with amino-acid sequence MGQEKIEYWHNPVLPNIELSSANVENFSFEPHIHLDYHIGIVTSGCQQYLHKGKEYHLAPGFLSTLNPDEAHNGENITLGGYQSHVMALPVNYVNEISREMNQAETFFNAPLINNPTLSHAFLHLHKLLTTEQDASVQLQIETTMMAFITELFIHNGGIPTQQYVSIKQLSTRQLDYIKTLFHDEPGQSFQLDELAQQLNLSKFQFLRQFKQSMGITPHAYLKRVRLEYAKKALMKGGNLSDVAYQVGFFDQSHFNKAFKNAYLITPSHFQRRVL; translated from the coding sequence ATGGGACAAGAAAAAATTGAATACTGGCATAACCCTGTATTACCCAATATAGAACTAAGCTCAGCGAATGTTGAAAACTTTTCTTTCGAACCACACATTCATCTTGATTATCACATTGGTATCGTAACGAGTGGTTGCCAGCAATATCTGCATAAGGGTAAAGAATATCACCTTGCACCTGGTTTTCTATCTACGCTAAACCCAGACGAAGCACACAATGGCGAGAACATTACGCTTGGTGGTTATCAATCACATGTCATGGCATTACCAGTTAATTATGTTAACGAAATTAGCCGAGAAATGAATCAGGCAGAAACCTTTTTTAATGCGCCACTTATCAACAATCCGACGCTATCGCATGCCTTCTTACACTTACATAAGCTCTTAACCACAGAGCAAGATGCTTCTGTTCAGCTACAGATAGAAACAACTATGATGGCGTTCATCACAGAATTGTTTATCCACAATGGTGGGATCCCGACACAGCAGTACGTATCAATCAAGCAGCTATCAACGCGACAGCTAGATTATATTAAAACGCTATTCCACGATGAACCCGGACAGTCATTTCAGTTAGATGAGTTAGCACAGCAACTTAATTTAAGTAAATTTCAATTTCTACGTCAGTTTAAACAGTCGATGGGAATAACACCGCATGCATATTTAAAAAGAGTACGATTAGAGTATGCGAAAAAGGCGTTAATGAAAGGCGGTAACTTGTCTGATGTTGCTTATCAGGTTGGATTTTTCGATCAAAGCCATTTTAATAAAGCGTTCAAGAATGCCTACCTGATTACCCCATCCCACTTTCAACGTCGTGTACTTTAG